From Camelina sativa cultivar DH55 chromosome 7, Cs, whole genome shotgun sequence, one genomic window encodes:
- the LOC104704268 gene encoding synaptonemal complex protein 1-like: protein MTIKNEERMRVSIVEERSDLRDLTADAMKATYNTRKPGGVERCIDLLKHLKSLSLSVKDMEHSESIAKLEALKSHRNPKIRKEAQVLFHSWLKTIYTQGSDNSFQATLTKARLERKKPVLTRCSELKKTEDESSQTLEAVEIKKTIKLSELNKEDQRSLIRETEKIKKEARNDVLVLKQKEDHKSETWDEKYFKKDTKSDLKQLNMKRRRVALEDGKTKKPHEDIAYVPSSGSLTKKTTTEKELKNKKVDEMVKLFEAAKKAADVANTKGILSGKLEASRCIDALSLLMKINISPKTTEPRRMMEKLEGLTKHKDRKICHVASALLHLWRQRIREQDRKKSVTKTFPNNSREAC, encoded by the exons ATGACGATCAAGAACGAAGAAAGGATGAGAGTAAGTATTGTCGAGGAGAGATCTGATTTACGTGACTTGACTGCTGATGCAATGAAGGCTACGTACAATACACGGAAACCAGGCGGAGTCGAAAG ATGCATCGATTTGTTGAAGCACTTGAAGTCTCTATCTCTTTCCGTGAAGGATATGGAACATTCTGAATCAATAGCTAAGCTGGAGGCTTTGAAAAGTCATAGGAACCCTAAGATCCGTAAGGAAGCTCAAGTTTTGTTTCATTCGTGGTTGAAGACAATCTACACCCAAGGAAGCGACAACTCTTTCCAAGCTACTCTTACCAAGGCTCGTCTAGAGAGAAAGAAGCCTGTTCTCACAAGGTGTTCGGAGTTGAAGAAGACGGAAGACGAGAGTTCTCAGACTCTTGAAGCGGTAGAGATTAAGAAAACGATCAAACTCTCGGAGTTGAATAAAGAAGATCAGAGATCACTGATTCGTGAAACAGAGAAGATTAAGAAAGAAGCAAGGAACGATGTTTTGGTGCTGAAACAGAAAGAGGATCATAAATCTGAGACTTGGGACGAGAAATATTTTAAGAAAGATACAAAGAGTGATCTAAAGCAGCTTAACATGAAGAGAAGACGTGTCGCTTTGGAGGATGGTAAGACGAAGAAGCCACATGAAGATATTGCCTACGTACCAAGTTCGGGTTCATTGACAAAGAAGACTACAACAGAAAAGGagctgaagaacaagaaagtggATGAGATGGTGAAGCTGTTCGAAGCAGCAAAGAAAGCTGCTGATGTGGCCAACACTAAGGGCATTCTCTCGGGTAAACTAGAGGCCTCTCGCTGCATTGATGCACTCTCGCTACTTATGAAAATCAACATTTCTCCAAAAACTACTGAGCCAAGGAGGATGATGGAAAAGCTTGAGGGACTTACAAAGCATAAAGACCGCAAAATTTGCCATGTTGCATCAGCCCTTCTTCACCTGTGGAGACAGAGGATCAGAGAACAAGACCGTAAAAAGTCTGTGACCAAGACGTTTCCTAACAACTCCCGTGAAGCTTGTTAG